DNA from Clupea harengus chromosome 2, Ch_v2.0.2, whole genome shotgun sequence:
tgcgtgcgtgtgtgtgtgtgtgcgtaaaggATACATGAAAGCTTTTGAACAGTACTCCAAGAGGCGAGTGAGGAGACAGGCCCCGCCcagcatcttcacacacacccactccagaAGCGCCTGACTGGGCACCTCACACTGCCTACACTCCAGACCTACggtcctgtaacacacacacacacacacacacacacacacacacacacacacacacacacacacacacacaatcacaatatattaacacgtacaaacacacacagatcacaatatattaacacacacagagaacacatacaaacacacacacagagagatcacaatatattaacacacacacagagagatcacaatatattaacacatacaaacacacacagatcacagtacattaacacacacacacagatcacaatatattaacacacacacacagatcacagtacattaacacacacacacacaatcacaatatattaacacatacacacagatcacagtacattaacacacacagatcacaatatatgaacgcacacacagagagttaaatatattaacacacacacagatcacaatatattaacgcacacacacacaaagatcatAATATATTAACACACTGTGCGAAGATCTGTGCACCAACCAATCAGCTCCCTGAGCAAGCCTATAAGTTACAGCCGTATACCATAATTAGCACAGAGTGTCTTTACACTAAATGGGCTGTGACCCATACGTATGTTATATTCCTCTGACTAAAGGCCGAAACATACTTCTACGACTCaagtggtcacgcagttgcctcgacggactcgttttcattcatggttctccgacggttgtgggtgttgcaaagcaatacaaatgaaaaagatgccggcggaccaaactccgtagatggttttatttgtacatacatacaagtcgtttgtttgacttttgcttagatttttgtAAAGTTACAGAAAGATAgacaatgtaaaatgtaaaaaccctAACTGAAAATcagtctgaggggatttgcgaggtgtcagCCAGCTATCTAGTTGGCATACCACTACCCacaaggtgtctgagccagctatctaatgttggcatactactacccacaaggtgtctgagccagctatctaatgttggcatactactacccacaaggtgtctgagccagctatctaatgttggcatactactacccacaaggtgtctgagccagctatctaatgctAGCATGTTACTACCCacaaggtgtctgagccagctatctaatgttggcatactactacccacaaggtgtctgagccagctatctagttggcatactactacccacaaggtgtctgagccagctatctagttggcatactactacccacaaggtaaacagcgatgtattgatGGATTGACGGAGAAGAAtagttaaaaaaattggggggtgcACGTCAAGCCACTGAGatgtgctcggagagggtttgccatgacggagagggctctccgtgtctgcGTAAACGGccgaccataaattgggcttaagGGCTGTGACCCATAAGTATTCAATATTTCTCTGAGGTGTCATGTGACGGCAAACGAGGAAAAAGTGAAAAAGTGGGAGTGTACAGTACATACCGCTGGGCTTTCTTAGGACACGCCTCCCAAAGGTCCTGAACCGCCTCTCTCAACTTCATCGCCTTCACTCGATGTACACACTGCTCTACCtgcaccacagaaacacacagggtCAAAAGAATCATGTACACATTTAACTGAAATACAAATGACACTGTGTCCGATTCAGATGAAAATAATAAATCTCTACACTGTCTGTAGTACAGGACAGAACTGCAAGTCAAAGGACGGTCCTGCACTACAGACAGTGTCAAGCTCTCAGTGCAAAGCCTACCATTTAAGCTTCATCTAAATCTCAATCTTTGACAGTTTTTCAACCCTTTGTATTTCAAGAGTTAGTGTCACCTGTTTGAGGGCGCGGAAAGGCTTCTGTTGCCTGGAGCTGTTGTTGGTGACGTATAGCACCTCGTACAGAACGCGTATCTCCGTCTGCAAGACGTCGCTGCAGAAAAGTTTTAGAAACTTCTCGCTTTTCGCAACGAGACATTGCAACACAGTGTCTGTGAATAAACAGTAAAGGGTACAGTGTGAGGTTCAAACCAGGACTAGCCTTGGGTTGACATAACGCTTTTTCTTTGCTCAGAAAGCGCGTAGACTTTCGCCTTCTAATCCACGTGGGTACAGCCAACCGAACTGTGCTTGGTTCGGAAAACTAACCTGAATTCAGCACTAAAAAGTCAACGACAAATTATTCCAGACAACCCGGGCATAATTTTGTAACTGGTCACTTATCACATACCTGTGTCTTCGGCAAACGGTATTCGGtagacagacacagcacatgGAAAAGGAATGTTTATCTTATTCCACGGCTCTTCCGCCATGCTTTTTTGAAACAACAAGCCGGAGTCCAAGTGGCAGCCAATGAAATTCTTGCTATACTTGACGTCATTTTCATGCGCGAAGTCTTTTTCACTGAAAGCATCTCAAGCATCTTCTATCATTTTATCAAAACTTTATTAAGTTCACAAAAGGTATAACTTGAACgtacacatacaatacaatgtttatttaaatagaattaaatattacaatatttaTTACTTATATTTGCCAAACTGTTCTGCTATGTCATAGACAGCTGGGTATTCATTTTAAACTTTATTTACACCATCTAATATACAGGTAATAACAATATATAACAGGGTTCAGCCTTTGCATATTTCAGCAGTATTTCTCATTACACAGCAGTCAGACACGTGTCTCATTGTGTGGAGTACTAACCTAGTCTATGACCTGCTGATACGACTCTGTGACGTGTGTTTTGATGTCATTCTGAGACCGGTCATCCActctgtgaagtgtgtgctgatgtcatttggagacctgtgtgtgtatccactctgtgacctgtgtgttgatgtcattctgagacctgtgtgtgtacccacTCTGTGACGTGATGTCATtctgagacctgtgtgtgtatccactctgtgacgtgtgtgtgctgatgtcatttggagacctgtgtgtgtatccactctgtgacctgtgtgtgtatccactctGTGACGTGATGTCATtctgagacctgtgtgtgtgtacccactctgtgacgtgtgtgttgACGTCATtcggagacgtgtgtgtgtgtatgcactctgTGACGTGATGTCATtctgagacctgtgtgtgtatccactctGTGACGTGATGTCAttctgtgacgtgtgtgtgtacccactatgtgacgtgtgtgtggatgtcattcggagacctgtgtgtgtatccactctgtgacctgtgtgtgtatccactctgtgacctgtgtgtgtatccactctGTGACGTGATGTCATttggagacctgtgtgtgtatccactctgtgatgtgtgatgatgtcattcggagacctgtgtgtgtatccactctgtgatgtgtgatgatgtcattcGGAGACCTGGGTGTGTATCCACTCTGTGACGTGATGTCATtctgagatctgtgtgtgtatccactctgtgacgtgtgtgtgtgtatccactctgtgacgtgtgtgtgtgtatccactctGTGACGTGATGTCATtctgagacctgtgtgtgtatccactctgtgacgtgtgtgttgACCTCCTTCAGCACGGCCTCCTCAGGCCTCCCCCTGACGGTGAGTCCATGGCTGCCCCCCTCCACCCATCTCACAGCTGTGGGGGCTCGCATGTCCCCGACCAGCTCTTCCAGAAgcttctacagacacacacacacacacacacacacacacacacacacacacacacagaacaacacaaagGCACTGAAACCATGAAGCCGCTGATCATGGGGAACACACGGCCACACTGCAAAGTGCTTTTGCAATGAAGTGTAATGACTATCCTCAATGAAGATCATGACTAGTTTAACTCTGTGATGACCAGCTTCATCAATGGCTGCCATTACCAGGGAGCAGTGGGCTACTCATGCCTGcagcagtggggtgtgtgtgtgtgtgtgtgtgtgtgtgtgtgtgtgtgtgtgtaggcagtaTAAGACAGACAGCACGGCTGAGACggcttctctcaccctcttgcACATGTTGTCTGCGGTCCCAGAGATGAAGAGCACTGGCTGATGGGATAGCGCTCGGAGGTCCTGGCTGCgctgctggtgtctgtgtgtgtgtgtgtgtgcgtgtgtgtgtgtgtgtcgggcttctctcaccctcttgcACATATTGTCTGCGGTCCCAGAGATGAAGAGCACTGGCTGATGGGATAGCGCTCGGAGGTCCTGGCTgcgctgctggtgtgtgtgtgtctgagctgggggatggagggggaaggacacacacaccatgccctGCACACACTCGTCACCCTCGTCACTGAGCTGCCTGGCCAGAGAGACGGCTGCGCGCGCACCCATGGAgcgccctgacacacacagacacagacacagacacagacacacacacagacacacctctgaAACTCCTTCTGCATATCTATAATATGACCTGACTTAAAAAAATGCTGGTGTAGTTTTTATTGCCTATTGCATTCCATAAAATCTTTATATCAGGTGATTTCTTTTCCCTGACGTAAGCAAACATCCgagaacacagaacaagaaTGGAGCAGGAAATGACAAGAAGTCAGTAGGCCTaccaaaattaaattaaataaggaggagaagaagaagaagaagaagaagaagaagaagaagctgcACACATCAGTGGAGTAGGCTATAGTCTAAAAACTGCTGCCTTTCTTTACCAAACTTACCGCCTAGGAAGAATTTTGTCAGTGTGAACCTGTCGTGGCTTTTCAAATATTTCTGTGAAGCAAAACAGCACAATAATATAATTTCACAAACTAGGCTATGATAAAACCGATGCGACCAGTAGCCCCCTCTCAGTAAGCGTGTAGTCAACAAACCGTGACCCATCTAACAAACACGGAACGCTTCGGCTTCTCACCAGCACGGCCCCGTAGGCTTTCACTCTGTACGTCAGATTCAGGCTTTTACAGGTGAACCGCACACAGAGGTCCCCACACGCTGCCACGGCCTGCGCCAACGACACCAGGTGCCTGAAGTTCATGTCTCCGCCAGCCCCGTGGGTGAGGACCAGCACGGTCCGCACATCCGCAACCTTATCGGGGACAGTTATCACAGCGTCCAGCCACTTCTCCGCGAAGGGTATTTTTATTGTTTCCTAAAAAGTAAATATGCATCCGCGACATACAACGATTAACTTTAGATTTAGTGCAATTCTTTACTATTGTCAAGACAAACttgaggaaaacaaacaatttcATACCTCTGAACACTCCGCCATAGCATTTAAAGTATGGCGCGGTCATATAGCTGACTTAATATCAGCCGCAcagcgccatctactgtttaggAGTCGACACGAGCAGTTCCTTCTCAATTTGCCCCAGAAAGTTGCCCAATATCATTAGCCTCACAAGCTCAATAATGCTTCTGAGGTTTCACCTTAACAAATTACCCTCTTAATGCCTAAAGGACCCCCCTAAGCGTCAGTGAAAGTGGATGAAGAGATGAACGCCACCCCTCACTGCCAACAGGATAAGGATCTCATATGTCAGCAGGGTCCGAGGTAACCTCCACgtctgcacagacacaacacctgtgtcgccctgtgtgtgtgtgtgtgtgtgtttagtacaAGAGGAAATAAAAGCACCACAGCAGTCCCTGGTGTGTCAAAGGGCTCTGCTGTAAGGAAGCAGTTAAcagcttttctgtgtgtgtgttcctgtttacGTTCTTAGGTACACTTCCAAGGTCAAGGTTTTGGCGTGCAGTGTGCAGTCACCTGATGTATAACAGTAATAAACCTGACCATGACATTTGATCATCTTAATTCAAATCGCCATGGTGACAACCAGACCAGACAGAGCTGACAAGAATGCacagagccctgtgtgtgtgatcgatcatgtgtgtgtgtgtgtgtgtgatcgatcatgtgtgtgtgtgtgtgtttgtgtgtgatcaatcatgtgtgtgtgtgtgtgtttgtgtgtgtgtgatcaatcgtgtgtgtgtgtgtgtgtgtgatcgatcatgtgtgtgtgtgtgtgatcaatcatgtgtgtgtgtgtgtgtgtgcgtgatcaatcatgtgtgtgtgtgtgtgatcaatcatgtgtgtgtgtgtgatcaatcatgtatgcgtgtgtgtgtgtgtgtgaatgtgtgtgtgtgatcgatcatgtgtgtgtgtgtgtgtgtttgtgtgtgatcaatcgtgtgtgtgtgtgtgatcgatcatgtgtgtgtgtgtgtgtgtgtgtgatcgatcatgtgtgtgtgtgtgtgtgatcaatcatgtgtgtgtgtgtgtgcgtgatcaatcatgtgtgtgtgtgtgtgtgatcaatcatgtgtgtgtgtgtgatcaatcatgtatgcgtgtgtgtgtgtgtgtgtgtttgtgtgtgatcaatcatgtgtgtgtgtgtgtgtgtgtgtgatcaatcaCGTGTTTGTGATCATGTGTGCACAACAACCTGAAGCTTTCCAGCTCCACTTCAACACCTAACATGGTCTACAGGCAgaaatcacagtgtgtgtgtgtgtgtgtgtgtgtgtgatcaatcatgtgtgtgtgtgagatcaatcgtgtgtgtgtgtgtgtgtgagatcaatCACCAGCTCCACTTCAACACCTAACATGGTCTACTACATACAGAAAtcaccagacacagacagtccATGTTAATAAACAAGTATtggaaaaatatttattcaaATCTTCATTATAAAACTGACATTCAGTAGAATTGTTACTGTGTTAAATACAGGGGGCGGCCCCAGAGATGTGCACTTAGAAATCACTTTGGAGTGACTGCAGGTCCGGGGATGCCTTTAGAACTGATCTGAAATCACATTGGAGTGACTGCAGCTCAGATGATGCCTTTAGAACTGATCTGAAATCACTTTGGAGTGACTGCAGGTCCGGGGATGCCTTTAGAACTGATCTCAGGACAGTTTGTCAAAGCTCATCCTTGGCCTaaaataaagagacagagacagagagagagagagagagacagagagagagagacagaggagagagagagagagcgagcgagcgagcaagagagagaggtggatacagagacagagagagagagatagagacagagagagagagagatggagacagaaacagagacagacagagagagacagagagagatagagacacagagagagagagagagagagagagagagagagagatggatacagagacagacagagggagacagacagagagagagagagagaggagacagaaacagagacagacagagagagacagagcgagagagatagagacacagagagagagagagagagatggatacagaaacagagacagacagagggagacagacagagagagagagagagaggagacagaaacagagacagacagagagagacagacagagagagagagatacagagagagagagagagagagatggagacagaaacagagagagtgagacagagagagagagagagatacagagagagacagagagagaaagagatattaGATCACTGTCACCACTGTCACCATCTGGACCAGAATCAATGTCAGTGCCATAAAGGTCAGATGtttatagatatatatacaaaaGGAGATAACAAAATGGCCTCCAAGTGACAGTCTTTGATCTATTTTCACATCAGACAGAATAAAGTGGAATTGCTTTACAGCTGTTGGCAGCGTCTACCTGACACGGCACTCATCTgatcccactgtgtgtgtgtgtgtgtgtgtgtgtgtggggggtgggtatgagtatgtatgagcatgtgtgtatatattggtgtgtgtgtgtgtgtgtgtacagaggtgtttgtgtgtgtgtgtgtgtgtgtgtatgtgtgcgtacagaggtgtttgtgtgtgtgtgtgtgtgtgtgtgtatgtgcgtatagaggtgtttgtgtgtttgtgtgtgtgtttaatagccTAGAAGCCAGGGGTCGGGTCAGACAGGCTTCAGTAACTCTGCATGTCTGCACATTCCTCTACGTctttaaatggtgtgtgtgtgtgtgtgtgtgtgtgtgtgtgtgtgtgtgtgtgtatctgtgtgtgtgtgtgtgtgtgtctgcacattcCTCTACGTCTGTAAACGGTGTGTTGTGAAGTAAAGATGCCCCTCTGATATggggaggtcagtgtgtgtgtgtgtgtgtgtgtgtgtgtgtgtgtgtgtgtgtgtgtgtgtgtgtgtgtgtgtttaaagtggaTTTCCTAATCTCTGTTTTGAAAACATTGGCTGCAGTGGGTGGCACAACAGCAGTTGCTGAAGAGATAaccagcatgcgtgtgtgtgtgtgtgtgtgtgtgtgtgtgtgtgtgtgtgtgtgtgtgtgtgtgtgtgtgtgtctgtgtgtctgtgtgtctgtgtgtgtacctgtgtgtgatggcagtAGCAGGGGAAGAGCTCGTCTTTAGGCTGTTCCACAAACTCCATCCCCTCTCTGACCTCGGG
Protein-coding regions in this window:
- the tex30 gene encoding testis-expressed protein 30 isoform X1 — its product is MAECSEETIKIPFAEKWLDAVITVPDKVADVRTVLVLTHGAGGDMNFRHLVSLAQAVAACGDLCVRFTCKSLNLTYRVKAYGAVLKYLKSHDRFTLTKFFLGGRSMGARAAVSLARQLSDEGDECVQGMVCVSFPLHPPAQTHTHQQRSQDLRALSHQPVLFISGTADNMCKRKLLEELVGDMRAPTAVRWVEGGSHGLTVRGRPEEAVLKEVNTHVTEWIHTHTHVTEWIHTHTSQSGYTHRSQNDITSQSGYTPRSPNDIITHHRVDTHTGLRMTSSHITEWIHTQVSK
- the tex30 gene encoding testis-expressed protein 30 isoform X3, which encodes MAECSEETIKIPFAEKWLDAVITVPDKVADVRTVLVLTHGAGGDMNFRHLVSLAQAVAACGDLCVRFTCKSLNLTYRVKAYGAVLKYLKSHDRFTLTKFFLGGRSMGARAAVSLARQLSDEGDECVQGMVCVSFPLHPPAQTHTHQQRSQDLRALSHQPVLFISGTADNMCKRKLLEELVGDMRAPTAVRWVEGGSHGLTVRGRPEEAVLKEVNTHVTEWIHTQVSE
- the tex30 gene encoding testis-expressed protein 30 isoform X2, whose amino-acid sequence is MAECSEETIKIPFAEKWLDAVITVPDKVADVRTVLVLTHGAGGDMNFRHLVSLAQAVAACGDLCVRFTCKSLNLTYRVKAYGAVLKYLKSHDRFTLTKFFLGGRSMGARAAVSLARQLSDEGDECVQGMVCVSFPLHPPAQTHTHQQRSQDLRALSHQPVLFISGTADNMCKRKLLEELVGDMRAPTAVRWVEGGSHGLTVRGRPEEAVLKEVNTHVTEWIHTHTHVTEWIHTHTSQSGYTHRSQNDITSQSGYTPRSPNDIITHHRVDTHTGLRMTSSHITEWIHTQVSE